In one Lolium rigidum isolate FL_2022 chromosome 3, APGP_CSIRO_Lrig_0.1, whole genome shotgun sequence genomic region, the following are encoded:
- the LOC124697514 gene encoding protein NRT1/ PTR FAMILY 8.4-like produces MDTTDKGPLLEKHSSTSQQSTAGYTGDGSVCIRGIPACRKDTGNWKACSLTIVCSFCLYLAYSSIMKNLVSYLTKVLQETNLAAAKDLTTWQGTSYLAPLVGAFLADSYLGRYRTALIFCTIFFLGMMMLLLSAALPLISTGPQAWIIPTGPVSSKNIFFVGLYMVALGYGAQKPCVFSFGADQFDDTDEVERTKKSSFFNWYFFTVNAAALISGTIIVWVQDHEGWVWGFAISTAFVALGAGTLFFGSDTC; encoded by the exons ATGGACACCACGGACAAGGGCCCTCTGCTGGAGAAGCACAGTTCCACCTCGCAGCAG AGTACCGCCGGATATACAGGCGATGGATCTGTTTGCATCCGTGGGATTCCTGCTTGCAGGAAAGATACAGGGAACTGGAAGGCTTGCTCCTTAACCATAG TTTGTTCGTTTTGCTTGTATCTGGCCTATTCCTCGATCATGAAAAACCTAGTCAGTTATCTAACAAAggtcctacaagaaacaaatttgGCCGCTGCAAAAGACCTCACAACTTGGCAAGGTACTAGCTATCTCGCACCTTTGGTTGGAGCTTTCTTAGCTGATTCATATCTGGGGAGGTACAGGACAGCTCTCATCTTCTGCACAATCTTCTTTCTT GGAATGATGATGTTGCTTCTATCCGCGGCTCTTCCGTTGATCTCTACCGGTCCTCAGGCATGGATTATTCCAACAGGTCCCGTGTCTTCCAAGAACATATTCTTCGTCGGGCTGTACATGGTTGCTCTAGGGTATGGCGCACAGAAACCTTGCGTCTTCTCCTTCGGAGCCGAtcaatttgatgacactgatgaagtGGAGAGAACCAAGAAGAGCTCTTTTTTCAATTGGTACTTCTTCACTGTCAATGCTGCTGCGCTGATCTCAGGGACTATTATTGTGTGGGTACAAGACCATGAAGGCTGGGTCTGGGGTTTTGCCATTTCTACAGCGTTTGTGGCTTTAGGTGCAGGTACTCTTTTCTTCGGCTCAGATACgtgttaa